Proteins encoded in a region of the Variovorax sp. PAMC 28711 genome:
- a CDS encoding threonine/serine dehydratase — MPIDWRDEIDRAARRLDGHSGHFILETPLWKLPAAALGLNLADGVEVWLKLEHLQTGGSFKARGMMNRLLANHIPASGVIVASGGNAGIATAEAARSLGVRCEVFLPGASPEAKRAKLRALGAEVVVVGDAYSDALAACLARQQETGALLTHAYDQPEVVAGAGTLGREIEAQGGLPDAVLVSVGGGGLVGGLAAWFEQRSRVVALEPERAPTLFRAREAGEPVDVEVGGVAADSLGAKRIGALAWGITQQQVRDALLLPDEAIRAAQLWLWKALKLAVEPAAALPLAALQTGVYAPRPGERVCLIVCGANVDPSTLN, encoded by the coding sequence GTGCCCATTGACTGGCGCGATGAAATCGATCGCGCCGCACGCCGGCTCGACGGACATTCCGGGCATTTCATTCTCGAAACGCCGCTCTGGAAACTGCCCGCTGCCGCGCTCGGCCTGAACCTCGCCGATGGCGTCGAGGTCTGGCTCAAGCTCGAGCATCTGCAAACCGGCGGCAGCTTCAAGGCGCGCGGCATGATGAACCGCCTGCTGGCGAATCACATTCCCGCCAGTGGCGTGATCGTCGCGTCGGGCGGCAACGCAGGCATCGCCACGGCTGAGGCGGCACGTTCGCTTGGCGTGCGTTGCGAAGTGTTCCTGCCCGGCGCCTCACCCGAAGCCAAGCGCGCCAAGCTGCGCGCGTTGGGCGCCGAAGTGGTCGTGGTCGGCGACGCTTATTCGGATGCGCTGGCCGCGTGTCTTGCACGGCAGCAAGAGACCGGCGCGCTGCTCACGCACGCCTACGACCAGCCGGAAGTGGTGGCTGGCGCCGGCACGCTCGGGCGCGAGATCGAAGCGCAGGGCGGCTTGCCCGATGCCGTGCTCGTGAGCGTGGGCGGTGGCGGCCTCGTGGGTGGGTTGGCGGCGTGGTTCGAACAGCGCAGCCGGGTTGTCGCACTCGAGCCCGAGCGTGCGCCAACCCTGTTTCGCGCGCGCGAAGCAGGCGAGCCGGTCGATGTCGAGGTGGGCGGGGTGGCCGCCGATTCGCTCGGTGCCAAACGCATCGGTGCGCTCGCGTGGGGGATCACGCAGCAGCAGGTACGCGATGCGTTGCTGCTGCCGGACGAGGCGATCCGCGCCGCGCAACTTTGGCTGTGGAAAGCGCTGAAGCTCGCCGTCGAACCGGCGGCCGCCTTGCCGCTCGCGGCGCTGCAGACCGGCGTTTACGCACCTCGCCCCGGGGAGAGGGTGTGCCTGATCGTTTGCGGCGCGAACGTCGACCCGTCGACGCTGAATTGA
- the ispH gene encoding 4-hydroxy-3-methylbut-2-enyl diphosphate reductase, whose amino-acid sequence MTAVVKTLDEIILAEPRGFCAGVDRAIEIVERALAKFGAPIYVRHEIVHNTYVVNELKSKGAIFIEELSDVPPGATLVFSAHGVSKAIQQEARARGFDIFDATCPLVTKVHVEVAKLAKEGYEFIMIGHKGHPEVEGTMGQLSSGIHLVEDVADVATVQPAQTDKLAVVTQTTLSVDDAAEISAAVRARFPKVREPKQQDICYATQNRQDAVKIMSPQVDLVIVVGSPTSSNSNRLRELAQRLGTESYMVDSAAELQPAWFEGKSRIGLTAGASAPEVLVREVIDRIRALGAVSVRKMDGIEETIKFPLPKGLKLDDMAPPGHIS is encoded by the coding sequence GTGACGGCTGTCGTCAAAACGCTCGACGAAATCATCCTCGCGGAACCGCGTGGTTTCTGCGCCGGTGTGGATCGCGCCATCGAGATCGTCGAGCGCGCGCTGGCAAAGTTCGGCGCGCCGATCTACGTGCGCCACGAGATCGTGCACAACACCTACGTGGTGAACGAACTCAAGTCCAAGGGCGCGATCTTCATCGAAGAGCTCTCCGACGTGCCGCCCGGCGCCACGCTGGTGTTCAGCGCACATGGCGTGAGCAAGGCGATCCAGCAGGAAGCGCGCGCCCGCGGCTTCGACATTTTCGACGCGACCTGCCCGCTGGTGACCAAGGTGCATGTCGAGGTCGCGAAGCTCGCCAAAGAAGGCTACGAATTCATCATGATCGGCCACAAGGGTCACCCGGAAGTCGAAGGCACGATGGGCCAGCTTTCCAGCGGCATCCATCTGGTCGAGGACGTCGCGGACGTCGCCACGGTGCAACCCGCGCAGACCGACAAGCTCGCCGTCGTCACGCAGACCACGCTGAGCGTCGACGACGCCGCCGAAATCTCGGCGGCCGTGCGCGCGCGCTTCCCGAAAGTGCGAGAGCCCAAGCAACAGGACATCTGCTACGCCACGCAGAACCGCCAGGACGCGGTCAAGATCATGAGCCCGCAGGTCGACCTCGTGATTGTGGTGGGCAGCCCGACCAGTTCCAACAGCAACCGTCTGCGCGAACTCGCGCAGCGCCTGGGCACCGAAAGCTACATGGTCGATTCGGCCGCCGAGTTGCAACCGGCGTGGTTCGAAGGCAAAAGCCGCATTGGCCTCACCGCCGGTGCGTCGGCGCCGGAGGTGCTGGTGCGCGAGGTGATCGACCGCATCCGCGCGCTCGGTGCGGTGTCGGTACGCAAGATGGACGGCATCGAAGAGACCATCAAATTCCCGTTGCCCAAGGGCCTGAAGCTCGACGATATGGCGCCGCCGGGGCACATCTCGTGA
- a CDS encoding FKBP-type peptidyl-prolyl cis-trans isomerase, translated as MSLPTPAAVVSAGSFLTLHYRLAGPAGDIINTFADKPATLSLGTGELSPAMEQRLIGLEEGTHTTFELPTGEAFGDRNAEMLQWVAKTLLAKLGDPDEKYAVGDVVQFPTPDGAGSYAGAVTESNDTAVRFDFNHPLAGQPVTFEVQLIGVL; from the coding sequence TTGTCTTTGCCCACACCCGCCGCCGTCGTTTCGGCTGGCTCCTTCCTGACCCTGCACTACCGGCTTGCCGGGCCTGCGGGTGACATCATCAATACTTTCGCCGACAAGCCGGCGACGCTGTCGCTCGGCACGGGCGAGCTGTCGCCGGCCATGGAGCAGCGCCTCATCGGGCTCGAAGAAGGCACGCATACCACCTTCGAACTGCCGACCGGCGAGGCCTTCGGCGACCGCAATGCCGAGATGCTTCAGTGGGTGGCCAAGACGCTGCTCGCGAAGCTGGGCGACCCGGACGAGAAATACGCCGTCGGCGACGTGGTGCAGTTCCCGACGCCCGATGGCGCCGGCAGCTACGCCGGCGCGGTGACCGAGTCGAACGACACGGCGGTGCGTTTCGACTTCAACCATCCGCTCGCGGGCCAGCCCGTGACCTTCGAAGTGCAACTGATCGGCGTGCTGTGA